Proteins encoded in a region of the Zea mays cultivar B73 chromosome 4, Zm-B73-REFERENCE-NAM-5.0, whole genome shotgun sequence genome:
- the LOC103652737 gene encoding uncharacterized protein: MVTAITTRKIIILMVATVAMVALFPAGTTAVKYGMCQTQCQEIQPNCDAWCKRIGYPKGGECIAPHYHNCCCWLVPPSSDSDKQLNGTAAGSFHNRTLHV; the protein is encoded by the exons ATGGTGACAGCAATTACCACACGCAAGATTATTATTCTCATGGTTGCGACAGTAGCCATGGTCGCTCTCTTCCCCGCCG GGACGACGGCGGTGAAGTACGGTATGTGCCAGACGCAGTGCCAGGAGATCCAGCCCAACTGCGACGCATGGTGCAAGAGGATAGGCTACCCCAAGGGCGGCGAGTGCATAGCGCCACACTACCACAACTGCTGCTGCTGGCTGGTACcaccgtcgtccgactccgataaACAACTGAATGGAACGGCGGCGGGGTCGTTTCACAACCGCACGTTACATGTATGA